One part of the Muntiacus reevesi chromosome 20, mMunRee1.1, whole genome shotgun sequence genome encodes these proteins:
- the LOC136151666 gene encoding large ribosomal subunit protein eL31-like: protein MASAKKGGKKKGRSATNEVVTGEYTINIHTRFHGVGLKKRAPRALKEIRKFAMKEMGTPDVRIDTRLKKAVWAKGVRNVPHRIRVRLSRKCNEDEDSPNKLYTLATYVPVTTFKNLQTVIVDEN, encoded by the coding sequence ATGGCTTCCGCAAAGAAGGGCGGCAAGAAGAAGGGCCGGTCCGCCACCAACGAGGTGGTGACAGGAGAATACACCATCAACATTCACACGCGCTTCCATGGAGTGGGTCTCAAGAAGCGTGCCCCTAGGGCACTCAAAGAAATCCGGAAGTTTGCCATGAAGGAGATGGGAACTCCGGACGTGCGCATCGACACCAGGCTCAAGAAAGCCGTCTGGGCAAAAGGAGTCAGGAATGTCCCACACCGGATCCGTGTGCGGCTGTCCAGAAAATGTAATGAAGACGAAGACTCTCCAAACAAGCTCTACACTTTGGCTACCTACGTGCCCGTCACCACCTTCAAAAATCTACAGACAGTCATTGTGGATGAGAACTAA